The proteins below come from a single Oryzomicrobium terrae genomic window:
- a CDS encoding multidrug efflux RND transporter permease subunit gives MRISALFIHRPVATTLLTLGIALAGLVAFRLLPVSPLPQVDYPTISVSASLPGASPETMAATVATPLERALGRIAGVSEMTSTSSLGSTRVTLQFDLDRDINGAARDVQAAINAARTLLPTGLPSNPTYRKVNPADAPIMILALTSDTLSQGQVYDVASTIIAQKLSQIGGVGQVSVGGSSLPAVRVELNPRAVNQYGLNLDTVRTALASANVNRPKGMVDDGERQWLIGANDQAKTAKDYLPLIVSYKNGNPVRLTDVAEVVDGVQDLRNAGSANGKPSVLLIINRQPGANIIETIDRIHDELPRLQAAIPPAIDLTPSMDRSLTIRASLREVETTLAIAVSLVILVVFLFLRNGRAALIPTVAVPVSLIGTFAAMYLAGFSLNNLSLMALTIATGFVVDDAIVVLENIARHVEDGMTPMRAALRGAREVGFTVLSMSLSLIAVFIPILLMGDIVGRLFREFAVTLSVAILISLLVSLTTTPMMCARLLKRREAAVATDAEAPAALPSPALMQSRWRTWLARLNPLAWQPFVALQAGYRRTLGWALDHSLVTILLLAATVALNVHLYIIVPKGLFPQQDTGRIMGFIRADQSISFQAMRQKLADFIEIVRADPAVDTVVGFTGGSRVNSGSMFLSLKPLRERGVSADQVINRLRGKLAKEPGANLVLFPAQDIRIGGRQSSGSYDFTIKADELGELRTWEPRIRAVLSNLKELEDVNTDLQDKGLQTTLSVDRDALARTGITMSQLVGALGNAYSQRQVSTIYSSLNQYKVVMEVAPPFWQSPEALRDVVLIGPSGTQVPLSTLARWEPTFTPLGVEHDGQFVSSTVSFNLAEGVSLSQASAAVKTALAQVGVPTSIQAGFEGSAKQFQSSQASQLLLILAALITMYIVLGMLYESFIHPLTILSTLPSAGVGALLALMAFKTEFGVIALIGVLLLIGIVKKNAIMMIDVALATQRRDNLSPREAIFRACLLRFRPIMMTTLAAILGAVPLALGHGDGAELRQPLGIAIVGGLIVSQLLTLYTTPVVYVYLDRFGQWGRQRLRRLWRRSAPDAALASGS, from the coding sequence ATGCGCATCTCCGCCCTGTTCATCCACCGGCCGGTGGCCACCACCCTGCTCACCCTGGGCATCGCCCTGGCGGGCCTGGTCGCCTTCCGCCTGCTGCCGGTGTCGCCCCTACCTCAGGTGGATTACCCGACCATCTCGGTGTCCGCCTCCCTGCCCGGGGCCTCGCCGGAAACTATGGCGGCCACCGTGGCCACGCCCCTGGAGCGGGCCCTGGGGCGGATCGCCGGGGTGAGCGAGATGACCTCGACCAGCTCCCTGGGCTCGACCCGCGTCACCTTGCAGTTCGACCTGGACCGGGACATCAACGGCGCCGCCCGGGATGTGCAGGCCGCCATCAATGCCGCCCGCACCCTGCTGCCCACCGGACTGCCGTCGAATCCCACTTACCGCAAGGTGAACCCAGCCGATGCGCCGATCATGATCCTGGCGCTGACCTCGGACACCCTGTCCCAGGGCCAGGTGTACGACGTGGCCTCGACCATCATCGCCCAGAAGCTCTCCCAGATCGGCGGGGTCGGCCAGGTCAGCGTCGGCGGCAGTTCCCTGCCGGCGGTGCGGGTCGAGCTCAACCCCCGGGCGGTGAACCAGTACGGCCTCAACCTGGATACGGTGCGCACCGCCCTGGCCAGCGCCAACGTCAACCGGCCCAAGGGCATGGTCGATGACGGCGAGCGGCAGTGGCTGATCGGCGCCAATGACCAGGCCAAGACCGCCAAGGATTACTTGCCCCTGATCGTCAGCTACAAGAACGGCAATCCGGTGCGGCTGACCGACGTGGCCGAGGTGGTGGACGGGGTGCAGGATCTGCGCAACGCCGGTTCGGCCAACGGTAAGCCCTCGGTGCTGTTGATCATCAACCGCCAGCCCGGCGCCAACATCATCGAGACCATCGACCGCATCCACGACGAACTGCCCCGGCTGCAGGCGGCCATTCCCCCGGCCATCGACCTCACGCCGAGCATGGACCGCTCCCTGACCATCCGCGCGTCGCTGCGCGAGGTGGAAACCACCTTGGCGATCGCCGTCTCCCTGGTGATCCTGGTGGTCTTCCTCTTCCTGCGCAACGGCCGGGCGGCCCTGATCCCCACAGTGGCGGTACCGGTGTCCCTGATCGGTACCTTCGCCGCCATGTACCTGGCCGGTTTCTCGCTGAACAACCTGTCGTTGATGGCGCTGACCATCGCCACCGGCTTCGTGGTGGACGACGCCATCGTCGTGCTGGAGAACATCGCCCGCCACGTCGAGGACGGCATGACGCCGATGCGTGCTGCCCTGCGCGGGGCGCGGGAGGTGGGTTTCACCGTGCTCTCCATGAGCCTCTCGCTAATCGCCGTGTTCATTCCCATCCTGCTCATGGGCGACATCGTCGGCCGGCTGTTCCGCGAGTTCGCCGTGACCTTGTCGGTGGCGATCCTGATCTCCCTGCTGGTGTCCCTGACCACCACGCCGATGATGTGCGCCCGGCTGCTCAAGCGCCGCGAGGCAGCTGTTGCCACCGACGCGGAAGCTCCCGCGGCCCTGCCCTCCCCTGCGCTAATGCAGTCGCGCTGGCGCACTTGGCTGGCACGCCTCAATCCCCTGGCCTGGCAGCCCTTCGTCGCCCTCCAGGCCGGCTACCGGCGCACCCTGGGCTGGGCCCTGGACCACAGCCTGGTGACGATCCTGCTGCTGGCCGCCACGGTGGCCCTCAACGTTCATCTCTACATCATCGTGCCCAAGGGCTTGTTCCCCCAGCAGGACACGGGACGGATCATGGGCTTCATCCGCGCCGACCAGAGCATTTCCTTCCAGGCCATGCGCCAGAAGCTGGCGGACTTCATCGAGATCGTCCGGGCCGATCCGGCGGTGGACACGGTGGTGGGCTTCACCGGCGGCAGCCGGGTCAATTCCGGCTCCATGTTCCTCAGCCTCAAACCGCTGCGCGAGCGCGGCGTTTCCGCCGACCAGGTGATCAACCGCTTGCGCGGCAAACTGGCCAAGGAGCCGGGCGCCAATCTGGTGCTCTTCCCGGCCCAGGACATCCGTATCGGCGGGCGGCAGAGCAGCGGCTCCTACGACTTCACCATCAAGGCCGACGAACTGGGCGAACTGCGCACCTGGGAGCCGCGCATCCGCGCCGTGCTGTCCAACCTGAAGGAATTGGAGGACGTAAACACCGACCTCCAGGACAAGGGCCTGCAGACCACCCTGAGCGTGGACCGGGACGCCCTGGCCCGTACCGGCATCACCATGAGCCAGCTGGTGGGCGCCCTGGGCAATGCCTACAGCCAGCGCCAGGTATCGACCATCTACAGCTCGCTCAACCAGTACAAGGTGGTGATGGAGGTGGCACCGCCCTTCTGGCAAAGCCCGGAAGCCCTGCGCGACGTGGTGCTGATCGGCCCCAGCGGCACCCAGGTGCCTCTCTCCACCCTGGCCCGCTGGGAACCCACCTTCACCCCCCTGGGGGTGGAGCACGACGGCCAGTTCGTCTCGTCCACCGTATCGTTCAACCTGGCCGAAGGCGTCTCTTTGTCCCAGGCCTCCGCCGCGGTCAAGACGGCCCTGGCCCAGGTGGGGGTGCCGACCTCGATCCAGGCCGGCTTCGAAGGCAGCGCCAAGCAGTTCCAGTCCTCCCAGGCGAGCCAGTTGCTGCTCATCCTGGCCGCCCTGATCACCATGTACATTGTCCTGGGGATGCTCTATGAGAGCTTCATCCACCCTCTGACCATCCTGTCCACTCTACCCTCGGCCGGGGTTGGCGCGTTGCTGGCGCTGATGGCCTTCAAGACCGAGTTCGGCGTGATCGCCCTGATCGGGGTGCTGCTGCTGATCGGCATCGTCAAGAAGAACGCGATCATGATGATCGACGTGGCCCTGGCAACCCAGCGCCGCGACAACCTTTCCCCCCGGGAAGCGATCTTTCGCGCCTGCCTGCTGCGCTTCCGCCCAATCATGATGACCACCCTGGCCGCCATCCTCGGCGCCGTGCCCCTGGCCCTGGGCCACGGCGACGGGGCCGAGCTGCGCCAGCCCCTGGGGATCGCCATCGTCGGCGGCCTGATCGTCAGCCAGTTGCTCACCCTGTACACCACTCCGGTGGTCTATGTTTACCTCGACCGTTTCGGCCAGTGGGGCCGGCAGCGGCTGCGCCGCCTGTGGCGCCGCAGCGCACCCGACGCCGCCCTGGCGAGCGGCTCGTGA
- a CDS encoding MFS transporter, protein MAVASLTLAAPAQRATPLYLLFLGLLTSVEFLQNGMVNFAAPYLGQAIGAAPEHYSLSATAYSAAAIVALFKHRWIVERWGYLRFILASLAAYTLGTVLCASAGDVPVFITGRAIQGAAGATFFCAGRILSNQVAGPQRLHAMVAFVIGLLTASSIAPGLAAWLLHVSSWTMLFWSMLPLLGAVALLSPRFLPRETVAAEQRSPAHWHGLTWLALGVIGLQYTGQRLPYALFSHPVALILAICGGAALVGWFVHRQWRHAAPLIDYRALFHLRYLIGTAFYFFCYFVANANGYFIPLFLRQALGMDLLQTGALMTVAAVSSLVGALVHFKLALVRPGFKVYMLVALALLLAFGILMGGVGPATSRGTVAALLVLNGLFASFFLGPVAQGTFAQINPDEDARAFSHAYQTKNIIRELASSSGIAWSVLALQAGQWHHGGSAEVLTAQSHVLSDAARHVLLLAGQDYFHLLAGIALIAALLVLGQRVFR, encoded by the coding sequence ATGGCGGTCGCCTCCCTCACCCTGGCCGCGCCGGCCCAGCGCGCCACGCCCCTGTATCTGCTGTTCCTCGGCTTGCTCACCAGTGTCGAGTTCCTCCAGAACGGCATGGTGAATTTCGCTGCTCCCTACCTTGGCCAGGCTATTGGCGCTGCGCCGGAGCACTACAGCCTGAGCGCCACCGCTTATTCGGCGGCGGCTATCGTGGCCCTGTTCAAGCACCGTTGGATCGTCGAGCGCTGGGGCTACCTACGCTTCATCCTGGCCTCGTTGGCAGCGTACACCCTGGGAACGGTACTGTGCGCCAGCGCCGGCGATGTACCCGTTTTCATCACCGGACGGGCGATTCAGGGAGCCGCGGGAGCCACTTTCTTCTGCGCCGGGCGGATTCTGTCCAACCAGGTCGCCGGACCGCAGCGGCTGCACGCCATGGTGGCCTTCGTGATCGGCCTATTGACCGCCTCCAGCATTGCCCCGGGGTTGGCCGCCTGGCTGCTGCACGTCAGTAGTTGGACCATGCTGTTCTGGTCGATGCTGCCCTTGCTGGGCGCGGTGGCGCTGCTGTCACCCCGCTTTCTGCCCCGGGAGACGGTCGCTGCGGAACAACGCAGCCCGGCCCACTGGCACGGACTGACCTGGCTTGCCCTGGGAGTGATCGGCCTCCAGTACACCGGTCAACGCCTGCCCTACGCGTTGTTCAGCCACCCTGTTGCCCTGATCCTGGCCATTTGCGGCGGTGCCGCTCTGGTGGGCTGGTTCGTGCATCGCCAGTGGCGCCACGCTGCACCCTTGATCGACTACCGGGCCCTGTTCCACCTGCGCTACCTGATCGGCACGGCCTTCTACTTCTTCTGCTACTTCGTCGCCAACGCCAACGGCTACTTCATTCCCCTGTTCCTGCGTCAGGCACTGGGCATGGACCTGCTGCAAACCGGCGCTTTGATGACCGTAGCCGCCGTAAGCAGCCTGGTGGGGGCCCTGGTCCACTTCAAGCTGGCCCTGGTACGCCCTGGATTCAAGGTCTACATGCTGGTCGCCCTGGCGCTGTTGCTGGCCTTTGGCATCTTGATGGGAGGTGTCGGGCCAGCCACCTCCCGGGGGACGGTGGCGGCCCTATTAGTATTGAATGGGCTGTTCGCTTCGTTCTTTCTCGGCCCGGTGGCCCAGGGCACCTTTGCCCAGATCAATCCGGATGAGGATGCCCGGGCGTTTTCCCACGCCTACCAGACCAAGAACATCATCCGCGAGCTGGCCTCGTCGTCGGGGATCGCCTGGAGCGTGTTGGCGCTCCAGGCCGGCCAGTGGCATCACGGCGGCAGTGCCGAGGTGCTGACCGCCCAGAGCCACGTCCTCTCGGATGCAGCGCGGCATGTGCTACTGCTGGCCGGCCAGGATTATTTCCACCTGCTCGCCGGCATAGCCCTCATTGCGGCGCTGCTGGTGCTTGGGCAACGGGTGTTCCGCTAG
- a CDS encoding MdtB/MuxB family multidrug efflux RND transporter permease subunit produces MNPSRLFILRPVATTLLMVAILLSGLVAFRFLPVSALPEVDYPTIQVVTLYPGASPDVTTSAITAPLERQFGQMPGLAQMTSINSGGASVITLRFSLELPLDVAEQEVQAAINAANSLLPNDLPMPPIYSKVNPADAPILTLAVTSDTLPLNRVQDLVDTRVAQKISQLPGVGLVALSGGQRPAVRVQTNPAALAAYGLSLDDVRTAIGAANVNQAKGNFDGPSRASTVDANDQLKSPEDYRRLVIAYKNGAPVRIMDVAEVVDGVENSRLAAWADRKPALIINIQRQPGANVIEVVDGIKALLPQLEENLPGALDLRILTDRTTTIRASVHDVQLELLFSIALVVMVIFMFLRNLPATVIPSVAVPLSLVGTFGVMYLAGFSINNLTLMALTIATGFVVDDAIVMIENIARYIEEGETPLSAALKGSRQIGFTIISLTFSLIAVLIPLLFMGDVIGRLFREFAVTLAVAILISAAVSLTLTPMMCARLLRHVPEEKQGRFYRVMGDFFDNVIARYGRMLSWVLDRQAATLWVAVGTVALTVALYLVVPKGFFPVQDTGVIQGITEATQAISFPAMAERQRAVAEALLEDPAVDSLSSFIGVDGTNATLNSGRLLINLKPHDQRSESASEIIRRLQQRLAKVTGITLYMQPVQDLTIEDRVSRTQYQFTLQAFSTEQLSEWVPKVVERLAAIPQLADVTSDLQDKGRQVYVNIDRDTAGRLGVTPAGIDNALYNAYGQRLVSTVFTQSNQYRVVLEVKPEFRTGPASVAELRVPTSAGGLVPLAAVARIEERPASLVLNRQGQFPAATISFNLGKGASLGEAVELIRQAEREIGLPATVQTSFQGATLAFQAALTNQLWLILAAIVTMYIVLGVLYESYIHPVTILSTLPSAGIGALLGLLVSGTELSVIALIGIILLIGIVKKNAIMMIDFALEAERVEGKSPREAIYQACLLRFRPILMTTLAALLGALPLMLGSGVGSELRHPLGITMVGGLLVSQVLTLFTTPVIYLAFDRLAARLAAARAAKARASIGSPGNAER; encoded by the coding sequence ATGAACCCGTCGCGCCTCTTCATCCTCCGGCCGGTGGCCACCACCTTGCTGATGGTGGCCATCCTCCTCTCCGGGCTGGTGGCCTTCCGCTTCCTGCCCGTATCGGCCCTGCCCGAGGTGGATTACCCGACCATCCAGGTGGTGACCCTCTACCCCGGTGCTAGCCCGGACGTGACCACTTCGGCGATCACCGCGCCCCTGGAGCGCCAGTTCGGCCAGATGCCGGGCCTGGCCCAGATGACCTCGATCAACTCCGGCGGCGCCTCGGTGATCACCCTGCGCTTTTCCCTGGAGTTGCCGCTGGACGTGGCCGAGCAGGAGGTTCAGGCGGCCATCAACGCCGCCAACAGCCTGCTGCCCAACGACCTGCCGATGCCGCCGATCTACAGCAAGGTCAATCCGGCCGACGCGCCGATCCTGACCCTGGCGGTGACCTCGGACACCCTGCCTCTCAACCGGGTGCAGGATCTGGTCGATACCCGGGTGGCGCAGAAGATCTCCCAGTTGCCCGGGGTCGGCCTGGTGGCCCTCTCCGGCGGACAGCGGCCGGCGGTGCGGGTGCAGACCAACCCGGCGGCCCTGGCGGCCTACGGGCTGTCCCTCGACGACGTGCGCACCGCCATTGGCGCGGCCAACGTGAACCAGGCCAAGGGCAACTTCGACGGGCCGAGCCGGGCCTCGACGGTGGATGCCAACGACCAGCTGAAATCCCCCGAGGACTACCGGCGCCTGGTGATCGCCTACAAGAACGGTGCACCGGTGCGCATCATGGACGTGGCCGAGGTGGTGGACGGGGTTGAGAACTCCCGCCTGGCCGCCTGGGCCGACCGCAAGCCGGCCCTGATCATCAACATCCAGCGCCAGCCCGGCGCCAACGTGATCGAGGTGGTGGACGGCATCAAGGCGCTGCTGCCCCAGCTCGAAGAGAACCTGCCCGGCGCCCTGGACCTGCGCATCCTGACCGACCGCACCACCACCATCCGCGCCTCGGTGCACGACGTACAGCTCGAATTGCTGTTCTCCATCGCCCTGGTGGTGATGGTGATCTTCATGTTCCTGCGCAACCTGCCGGCCACAGTCATCCCCAGCGTGGCGGTGCCCCTCTCCCTGGTGGGCACCTTCGGCGTGATGTACCTGGCCGGTTTCTCGATCAACAACCTGACCCTGATGGCCCTGACCATCGCCACCGGCTTCGTCGTGGACGACGCCATCGTCATGATCGAGAACATCGCCCGCTACATCGAGGAAGGTGAAACGCCCCTGTCGGCGGCCCTCAAGGGCTCGCGCCAGATCGGCTTCACCATTATCTCCCTGACCTTTTCCCTGATCGCCGTGCTGATCCCCCTGCTTTTCATGGGCGATGTGATCGGCCGCCTGTTCCGCGAATTCGCCGTGACCCTGGCGGTGGCCATCCTGATTTCCGCGGCGGTATCCCTGACCCTGACGCCGATGATGTGCGCCCGGCTGCTGCGCCATGTGCCCGAAGAAAAGCAGGGGCGCTTCTACCGGGTGATGGGCGACTTTTTCGATAACGTTATCGCCCGCTACGGCCGCATGCTGAGCTGGGTGCTCGACCGCCAGGCCGCCACCCTGTGGGTCGCGGTCGGCACCGTGGCCCTCACCGTAGCCCTCTACCTGGTGGTGCCCAAGGGCTTCTTCCCGGTCCAGGACACCGGGGTCATCCAGGGCATCACCGAGGCCACCCAGGCCATTTCCTTCCCGGCCATGGCCGAGCGCCAGCGCGCCGTGGCCGAGGCGCTGCTCGAAGACCCGGCGGTGGACAGCCTGTCGTCGTTCATCGGCGTGGACGGCACCAACGCCACCCTGAACAGCGGCCGCCTGTTGATCAACCTGAAGCCCCACGACCAGCGCAGCGAGTCGGCCAGCGAGATCATCCGCCGTCTGCAGCAGCGCCTGGCCAAGGTGACGGGCATCACCCTGTACATGCAGCCGGTGCAGGATCTGACCATCGAAGACCGGGTCAGCCGCACCCAGTATCAGTTCACCCTGCAGGCCTTCAGCACCGAGCAGTTGTCGGAATGGGTGCCCAAGGTGGTCGAGCGCCTCGCCGCCATCCCGCAACTGGCCGACGTGACCAGCGACCTGCAGGACAAGGGCCGACAGGTGTACGTGAACATCGACCGGGATACGGCCGGACGCCTCGGCGTGACGCCGGCGGGCATCGACAACGCCCTGTACAACGCTTACGGCCAGCGCCTGGTGTCCACCGTGTTCACCCAGTCAAACCAGTACCGGGTGGTGCTTGAAGTGAAGCCGGAATTCCGCACCGGGCCGGCCTCGGTGGCTGAGCTGCGGGTGCCGACCAGCGCCGGCGGCCTGGTGCCCCTGGCCGCCGTGGCGCGCATCGAGGAGCGGCCGGCCTCTTTGGTGCTCAACCGCCAGGGCCAGTTCCCCGCCGCCACCATCTCGTTCAACCTCGGCAAGGGCGCGTCCCTGGGCGAGGCGGTGGAGCTGATCCGCCAGGCGGAACGCGAGATCGGCCTGCCGGCCACGGTGCAAACCAGCTTCCAGGGCGCGACCCTGGCCTTCCAGGCGGCTCTGACCAACCAGTTATGGCTGATCCTGGCGGCCATCGTCACCATGTACATCGTCCTGGGCGTGCTCTACGAGAGCTACATCCACCCGGTGACGATCCTCTCCACCCTGCCCTCGGCGGGCATCGGCGCCCTGCTCGGCTTGCTGGTGTCGGGCACCGAGCTGTCGGTGATCGCGCTCATCGGCATCATCCTGCTGATCGGCATCGTCAAGAAAAACGCCATCATGATGATCGACTTCGCCCTGGAGGCGGAGCGGGTCGAGGGCAAGTCGCCCCGGGAAGCCATCTACCAGGCCTGTCTGCTGCGTTTCCGGCCGATCCTGATGACCACCCTGGCCGCCCTGCTCGGCGCCCTGCCGCTAATGCTGGGCTCGGGCGTCGGCTCCGAGCTGCGCCACCCCCTGGGCATCACCATGGTCGGCGGCCTGCTGGTCAGCCAGGTGCTCACCCTGTTCACCACGCCGGTGATCTACCTGGCCTTCGACCGTCTGGCGGCGCGGCTGGCTGCGGCCCGTGCCGCCAAGGCCCGCGCCAGTATTGGCTCTCCGGGCAACGCGGAGCGCTGA
- a CDS encoding efflux transporter outer membrane subunit codes for MPVRPSPAPFRPTRAILPTLLALLLAGCAVGPDFARPESPASAAGAQFRERPDTASADSGWKPASPASPAISDRWWEIYGDATLNGLMDQIEVNNQTLRQYEAQYRQAQATAAAARAAFFPTLTGNASYSRSRSATTSSTTSSSTGTTTGPSRISTSRALSLDASWEADLWGQVRRSVEAGDAGTLAGAAQLASARLSAQATLAQNYFQLRVIDAEQALYAQTLAAYERSLAITRNQFAVGINTRADVAQAESQYQSALAQNLDLSLQRRQLEHAIAQLLGKAPADFALPAATTASASNDWRPEVPVVPVGVPSTLLERRPDVAAAEYQAAAANARIGVAKAAFFPALTLTGSTGYRGQSLAQWFDAPSRAWSLGASLAQSIFDGGLRRAQTDQAIAAYDVTVAQYRQTVLGALVEVEDNLAALRILDEEGQIQDKALAAAREAERLALNQYKAGTANYLSVVVAQANSLNAARSAYQILGRRLSASVLLVKALGGHWEGNGGSAAAPAPSGTPVAQAPAAPQ; via the coding sequence ATGCCTGTCCGCCCCTCCCCTGCCCCGTTCCGGCCGACGCGGGCCATCCTGCCGACGCTGTTGGCGTTACTGCTCGCCGGTTGTGCCGTCGGTCCGGACTTCGCCCGCCCGGAGAGCCCGGCCAGTGCCGCCGGTGCCCAGTTCCGGGAGCGCCCGGACACAGCCAGTGCCGACAGCGGCTGGAAACCGGCCAGTCCTGCCAGTCCGGCGATTTCGGACCGCTGGTGGGAAATTTATGGGGACGCCACCTTGAACGGGCTGATGGACCAGATCGAGGTTAACAACCAGACCCTGCGCCAGTACGAGGCCCAGTACCGCCAGGCCCAGGCCACGGCAGCCGCGGCCCGGGCAGCCTTTTTTCCCACCCTGACCGGTAACGCCAGCTACAGCCGTAGCCGCAGCGCCACCACCTCGTCCACCACCTCGTCCAGCACCGGGACCACGACGGGCCCCAGCCGTATTTCCACCAGCCGCGCCCTGTCCCTCGATGCCAGTTGGGAAGCGGATCTGTGGGGCCAGGTGCGGCGCAGCGTCGAAGCGGGCGATGCCGGTACCCTGGCCGGCGCCGCCCAGTTGGCCTCGGCCCGCCTCTCGGCCCAGGCCACCCTGGCACAGAATTACTTCCAGCTACGCGTGATCGATGCCGAGCAGGCCCTCTATGCCCAGACCCTGGCGGCCTATGAGCGCTCCCTGGCCATCACCCGCAACCAGTTCGCGGTCGGCATCAATACCCGGGCGGATGTGGCCCAGGCTGAGTCCCAATACCAGTCGGCCCTGGCGCAAAACCTCGACCTGAGCCTGCAGCGCCGCCAACTGGAACATGCCATCGCCCAGTTGCTCGGCAAGGCCCCCGCCGACTTCGCCTTGCCCGCGGCCACCACCGCCTCCGCCAGCAACGACTGGCGCCCCGAGGTGCCGGTGGTGCCCGTAGGTGTCCCCTCGACCCTGCTCGAACGGCGCCCCGATGTGGCCGCCGCCGAGTACCAGGCGGCGGCCGCCAACGCCCGCATCGGCGTGGCCAAGGCCGCATTCTTCCCGGCCCTGACCCTGACCGGTAGCACCGGCTACCGGGGCCAGTCCCTGGCCCAGTGGTTCGATGCTCCCAGCCGGGCCTGGTCTCTCGGCGCCAGCCTGGCCCAGTCGATCTTCGACGGTGGCCTGCGCCGCGCCCAGACCGACCAGGCCATCGCCGCCTACGACGTCACCGTGGCCCAGTACCGCCAGACAGTGCTCGGCGCCCTGGTGGAGGTGGAGGACAACCTGGCGGCGCTGCGCATCCTCGATGAGGAAGGACAGATCCAGGACAAGGCGCTGGCGGCCGCCCGGGAAGCCGAGCGGCTGGCCCTCAACCAGTACAAGGCGGGCACTGCCAACTATCTGAGCGTGGTGGTGGCCCAGGCCAATTCGCTCAACGCGGCGCGTAGCGCTTACCAGATCCTGGGCCGGCGTCTGTCGGCCAGCGTGCTGCTGGTCAAGGCCTTGGGCGGCCACTGGGAAGGCAATGGGGGCAGCGCGGCTGCGCCAGCCCCTAGCGGAACACCCGTTGCCCAAGCACCAGCAGCGCCGCAATGA